The Sinorhizobium fredii USDA 257 region GCCGCTGCCCGATTGCGATGTCGTCGAACTCGAAAGGCTGATCGACAGCGCCAATCTGCAACCGGCGCAATGGCCGGTCATTGCCGGCGAACTCGTCCGCCGCTGGGAGGCCTATGACGGCTTCGTCGTTCTGCATGGCACCGACACCATGGCCTGGACGGCTTCGGCGCTCTCCTTCATGCTGCGCGGTCTCGACAAGCCGGTCATCCTGACCGGCGCGCAGATTCCGCTTGCGGCGCCGCGCAGCGATGCGCTGAAAAATCTGGAGATGGCCCTGATCCTTGCGGCGCAACATCCGATCCGTGAGGTGAGCATCTGTTTTGGACGAAAGCTGCTTAGGGGAAACCGCAGTCGCAAGATCGCCACCGATCGCTTCGACGCCTTCGATTCGCCCAACTATCCGCCGATCGCCGAATCCGGCATCAAAATCGTGCTGCATCGTGAGTTGCTCCTTGCGGCCGAGGCCAAGGCTTTCTTTCTGCCGAAGCATTTCGAGCCAGAGGCGGTGGCGGTGCTCACCATCCATCCGGGGCTTTCGTCGCCCGTCGTCGAGGTGGCACTCTCCTCCCCCCATCTCCGCGGGGTGGTGCTGCGTAGCTACGGCGTTGGCAATGTGCCGGAGGCGGACGCGCGGCTGCTTGCGGCCCTTGGCGGGGCCGTGGCGCGTGGCGTGACCGTGATTAACACCACACAATGCGTCTTTGGCGCCGTCGCGCAGGACACTTATGCCACAGGCACCGCCTTGGCCCGCATCGGCGTCGTCTCGGGCGGTGACATGACGCTGGAGGCCGCCTTTGCAAATTGCATGTCCTGACCGCCGAAAGACTGGGCCCGGAGGAAATCCGTGCTCGCATCGCGCAGCCGCTCTGCGGCGAGATCACGACGACCGCATAGTCGATCTGCGCCTGAGCAGACGATCGGCACCCCCCCCCAGGATACCTATTCATTGACACGGGATTCTCACATTGACGGGAGAGCGACACTTCAGCCGGGGAAGGGGCATCCCCTTCGCGTTGGATGCCGCCGCTCGCACAGTCGCCTTGACGAGCTCGATGTTGTGGAAATCAGCACAAGCCGTTGGTCTCTAGTTCTCGATGCAGACCAAATGGTGGCTTGTATGCGATCTACTCTAACGTGAATGCCTCGTCCCGAGCGCGATGCAGTGCTGGTCGAGTGGCCCGGAATGACTTCGCGTTATCCGGAATACAACGACGAGTCTCTACATCGGCCGGCGGCGGGCCAAT contains the following coding sequences:
- a CDS encoding asparaginase; the protein is MKRRILILHTGGTIGMEATPSGLKPMAGFGALLKRRLGETASAAPLPDCDVVELERLIDSANLQPAQWPVIAGELVRRWEAYDGFVVLHGTDTMAWTASALSFMLRGLDKPVILTGAQIPLAAPRSDALKNLEMALILAAQHPIREVSICFGRKLLRGNRSRKIATDRFDAFDSPNYPPIAESGIKIVLHRELLLAAEAKAFFLPKHFEPEAVAVLTIHPGLSSPVVEVALSSPHLRGVVLRSYGVGNVPEADARLLAALGGAVARGVTVINTTQCVFGAVAQDTYATGTALARIGVVSGGDMTLEAAFANCMS